The DNA sequence AGTATATCGAAACGCTCTGCCAAGCCAGGCATAGGATCTGATGAGGAGCTGATCGTAGATCTGTACCTATTTGAGCAACTTCTAGTCTCTTCTATATTATCTGTAGATTGACAGGTACACACAACCCCTTAGCAATGACTGGGATGTTGTTCCTGATGTTGTTCCTGATGTTGTTCCTGATGTTGTTCCTGATGTTGTTCCTGATGTTGTTCCTGATATTGCTCCCCCAAGGTGCTGAGTGACGAGGTGAAGAGGAAGCAGTATGACACGTACGGGGCGGCAGGCTTCGACCCCGGCCAGGCGGGAGGGGGGCCGGGGGGACAGCAGTACTGGAGGGCCGGGGGGGCCAGCGTCGACCCAGAGGAAATGTTCAGGAAGATCTTCGGGGAGTTCACAGGAGCACAAGGTTTCGGAGACTTCAACAGCATGTTTGAACAGAGGCCAGAGGTGCGGTTATAGCAGATTAATAACAAGTTTCATGATTCGGCATAGAATTAGAATTGGTAGAATGTACAAGTTCTAATCAACAGCAATGTTACATGATTTCATGTGAATGTTTAGAGCTTGCTCAGTTATTCATATTCAGCCATATGTTTTAATCTGtaactctttctccctctctctcacactttatTACCTCCCCCCATTTTTCTCCCACTATACCTCCATCTCTTTacccttttctttctctctctctcccttttcctgtctctctctgttccctccctccccctctctctctctctctctcagtttgtGATGGAGCTGACGTTCACCCAGGCAGCTAAGGGAGTGAACAAGGAGATGACAGTGAACCTGGACGATGCGTGTCAGAGATGTGACGGTAAAGGTAGCGAGCCAGGAACCAAGGTCCAGCACTGTCACTACTGTAACGGCACCGGCATGGTGAGTGGTGTCAACATCTACTCAATTTACTTCAGGGCTTAACTTTTTTGATCCACACTCCCACAACTTATTAAGGCACCTTTATTATCATTATACTGTAGTAATAGCCATGTTAAAAATGTCTGATAATCATAATGTTAGTCTCTGTGCTGCCCCCTGTAGGAGTCTATAAACACTGGTCCCTTCATGATGCGCTCTACGTGTCGCCGCTGTGGTGGGCGGGGCTCCATCATGACCACGCCCTGCGTGATGTGTCGCGGCTCGGGACAGACCAAACAGAGACGGACCGTCACCGTGCCTGTACccgcaggtgagagagagagacaccgactGACTGTGTGTCTCTGGTTGGGCCATGGTACAAGGAGACAACTGTTTTAACGATATGATGACAATGCAGATTGACTTCAGACATGGACTGGTGTTGTTTTATATTGTTGTCTTGCAGGAGTGGACAATGGACAGACTGTACGAATGCCAGTGGGGAAGAAGGAAATCGACATCACATTTAGAGTAAGTGTGGACAGCATTTAGCTAGTTGTTTACCCGACCCTTCAATGAGCTCAGACATCAGTTATACGACTGTATGCTTTTGCTTTCTCTTTGGGAGTTTGGGTGCGTAGATATCTGAAGTATTATTCATGTCAATCCttgtttgattgattgtttgTTCTGATGATCCAGCTTTGCTTCGGCTGACCAACCTGAAGCCTTTCTAATATTCTGGAGACCTATCCAATATAAAAACATCGGGGAGACAATTTATATTTGTCTCATTTGTGAAACACTTATTATGACACTGTTATATTTGTGATGGTTCTGATGGTCCGGTATCTCCTCTTCAGGTCCAGAGGAGTCCAGTGTTCAGACGTGATGGTATCAACATCCACTCTGATGTCCACATCTCTGTAGGCCAGGCTATTCTGGGGGGCTCTGCTAGAGCACAGGGACTCTACAACACCATAGAtatacaggtgagagagagagggggggggggggaaagagtTAGATCTCTGTAGGCCAGGCTATTCTGGGGGGCTCTGCTAGAGCACAGGGACTCTACAACACCATAGATATACAGGTGAGAGGGGGAAAATAGTTAGATCTCTGTAGGCCAGGCTATTCTGGGGGGCTCTGCTAGAGCACAGGGACTCTACAACACCATAGATATACAGGTGAGAGGGGGAAAATAGTTAGATCTCTGTAGGCCAGGCTATTCTGGGGGGCTCTGCTAGAGCACAGGGACTCTACAACACCATAGATATACAGGTGAGAGGGGGAAAAGAGTTAGATCTCTGTAGGCCAGGCTATTCTGGGGGGCTCTGCTAGAGCACAGGGACTCTACATCACCATAGACACACTCACCAGCCAGTTTGTTAGGTACACCACACTGTTCGCCAAACTGAAtcgagtcacgtggccgtggcttgttgtataaagcaggcagacaggcttcAAGGGATTCATTTTCTGTTCGGTTAAACGTTAGAATGGGtaaaaacgagtgacctaagcgactttgagtgtggtgtgatcgtcggtgccaggtaCGCCAGATCCAGTGTCTCAGAAACGtccgccctcctgggcttttcacacacaacaGTGGCAGTCTTGTGGGCtgaaacagctcgttgatgagagaggtcggaaggagaatggcaagaattgtgcaagctacCAGGCGTggcacaaacagacaaataacggcgcagtacagcAGTGGTGTGCACAACGGCATCTTGGAACCCACAAGTCGTTGGTCCTTGttacggatgggctattgcagcagacgaccaaaccgggttccactcctgtcAACTAACAACAAGAAGCAGCTCCTGTGGGCACGTGAACACTGGACatctgaggagtggaaaaacatcaccTGGAACATGACAGAGAGTTCAGTCTAGTTGAGtggcctggtcagtccccagGCCTCAACCCTGTAGAGCATCTTTGAGATGAGATGGAACGAGATGTTTGCAGCATGAATGTACCACCAGTCCAATCTGCAGTAACTGCGCAATGCCATCGCgtcagcatccttgtggaacgttTCTGACACATTGTAGAAtaccctgaagaattcaggctgttctggagggaAAAGAGGGGTCTGACCCGGTTCGAGATGGGTGTACTTAATAAACTGTCCGATGAGTGTATACGTGTgaggggaaaaggggggaggagggatggaaggaaggagagagaaataagTTTTTTTCTGCCCAGTCACAGGGACTCTACAACATTATAGGCATCCAGGTGAGGGAGGGGAAAAGGAACTGTATCCCTGACTATTGAATTTATCTACATGAAGTATTTCA is a window from the Salmo trutta chromosome 38, fSalTru1.1, whole genome shotgun sequence genome containing:
- the LOC115177909 gene encoding dnaJ homolog subfamily A member 3, mitochondrial isoform X2, producing MASSVAICNARLLNSVGLSSGHRRAWSLLASARHGEACATAILRTQRCRIGGDFGCLRPGNAVTLRLTGLRSPHVVSSSHSFHTSCSSANKQDLYDVLGVPRTASQKEIKKAYYQMAKKYHPDTNQDDPQAKEKFAKLAEAYEVLSDEVKRKQYDTYGAAGFDPGQAGGGPGGQQYWRAGGASVDPEEMFRKIFGEFTGAQGFGDFNSMFEQRPEFVMELTFTQAAKGVNKEMTVNLDDACQRCDGKGSEPGTKVQHCHYCNGTGMESINTGPFMMRSTCRRCGGRGSIMTTPCVMCRGSGQTKQRRTVTVPVPAGVDNGQTVRMPVGKKEIDITFRVQRSPVFRRDGINIHSDVHISVGQAILGGSARAQGLYNTIDIQIPPGCQADQKIRLQGKGIQRINSYSYGDHYVHIKIRVPKKLTNRQRSLLLSYAEEETDVEGTVNGVTATTTGKRSTGQ